A window of Cryptomeria japonica chromosome 3, Sugi_1.0, whole genome shotgun sequence contains these coding sequences:
- the LOC131045645 gene encoding peroxidase P7-like: protein MNSSRRVALMSVVCFFVLLCCSAVSAQLSPTFYSTICPTAQRIVRALVRQAVANEKRMGASLLRLHFHDCFVNGCDGSVLLDDTQGFTGEKNAGPNANSLRGFEVIDKIKGIMERVCVGVVSCADILAIAARDSVVELGGPGWVVNLGRRDARTASQNAANTNLPGTFFSLNNLISSFQSQGLSANDMIALSGGHTIGQARCTAFRTRLYNEANMNQVFASSLKATCPRTAGNGDNNLTPFDASSPNLFDNGYYTNLRSQKGLLHSDQQLFNGGSADALVSLYSANQTAFFNDFAAAMVKMGNIKPLTGNSGEIRKNCRRWN from the exons ATGAATTCCTCAAGGAGAGTAGCATTAATGAGTGTTGTATGTTTCTTTGTGTTGTTATGTTGTAGTGCTGTTTCTGCACAGCTTAGCCCAACATTTTACAGTACAATATGCCCTACTGCGCAGAGAATTGTAAGAGCCCTTGTAAGGCAAGCTGTTGCCAACGAGAAGCGAATGGGAGCATCTTTGCTGCGCCTTCACTTTCACGACTGTTTTGTCAAT GGCTGCGATGGGTCGGTACTTTTGGACGATACGCAAGGTTTCACAGGAGAGAAGAATGCAGGACCAAATGCAAATTCACTGAGAGGTTTCGAAGTGATAGACAAAATCAAGGGCATAATGGAGAGAGTCTGCGTTGGAGTCGTTTCCTGTGCCGACATTCTTGCAATAGCTGCTCGTGATTCGGTAGTCGAA TTGGGGGGTCCTGGATGGGTAGTAAACCTTGGAAGGCGAGATGCAAGAACTGCAAGCCAGAATGCCGCAAACACCAATCTTCCAGGCACATTCTTTAGCCTCAACAATCTCATCTCATCATTCCAAAGCCAGGGACTCTCTGCAAACGACATGATTGCACTTTCAG gtgGCCATACAATTGGGCAAGCCCGATGTACCGCCTTCAGAACGCGGCTTTACAATGAGGCCAACATGAACCAGGTATTTGCCTCTTCGTTGAAGGCAACGTGCCCAAGAACAGCTGGCAATGGCGACAACAATCTCACACCCTTCGACGCTAGCAGTCCAAATTTGTTTGACAATGGGTACTACACAAACCTGAGAAGCCAGAAAGGACTTCTGCACTCTGATCAGCAGCTTTTTAATGGTGGTTCTGCCGACGCTCTTGTTTCCCTTTACAGTGCCAACCAGACTGCCTTCTTTAATGACTTCGCTGCTGCCATGGTGAAAATGGGAAACATTAAACCATTGACTGGTAACAGCGGAGAGATAAGGAAAAATTGCAGGAGGTGGAACTGA